The stretch of DNA TAAGCAACTTCTGGTTGACCAAGACGTCAAAAAAATAATCTGGTTGACCaagtacaaaaataaaaactccaGGACATGCAATAACCAAATGAGAAACTCGTAAAttaatcaacaacaacaaacaaaacataacaaaacaaaacaaaacaaatgctCTCTATACCCCCTATTATACAATTAAAACCCGTTTACTTAAAATTGAAGaagatatataaaattttcGTTGCTATATTATGTCTTTTTATAGTTGTAATGGAAAACTATTCAAATGATATCCATCAAAGAAGAAGCCAAcccaattgaattttaattactCAAAACCAACAAAAAACCACCAAATTCAGGAACAGCAAGAAAAATAGCTATTGTTTTTCTTGGATGTAGAGTTGCCATCGTTAACAAGACTAACCCTGTTGACAGATAATTCAGCCTTGTAAGTGTCTGAGTTGAGGACCTTTCTGCTGACATTGTTGTATATCTCTCTAATAACCATTTCAAAAGCTGTTTTCACATTTGTAGAGTCCAAAGCAGAAGTTTCCATGAAAAACAAACCTTCTGATTCCGCAAGGCTTTTTCCTTCTTCAACACTCACTGCCCTTATATTATCCAAATCACATTTGTTTCCCACCAACATCATTGCCACCGTCGTATCGCAATGAGCTGCATCACAATTACAAAACATTACACTTCAACCTTCTATTCTACCTATACATTTATTAATTAAGTGCATGTTTGAAATCAAACTGAGTGAGTTTGACCAAATTACTATATCACACAATTTTCCGCAAAATCTACACTCCAAAGTGTAGCTTTTTATCAAATCATGGTGGCATACTGTCATGCTGTTAAACTTTCTACCAATACATACACTCATATTATACAATCAGATATACATATCAGCCATCAGGTACAACAAATTTCCaattgagtttaattttaatacacAACAAGAACAACCAAGCCTTATCGACTAGATATCGGTTACATGGATCAAGCAAAACTATAatgtattattgttattatcacATCTCAATCCAATTCATTAATCTCTAGATCTTTCTTAATAGTTTCTCTTAAAGTCTTTTTAGGTCTTTCTCCGCCTCTAGTAGTTTGACATATCTTCATCTAATTTACTCTCCTTACTACAAAATCTACAGATCTCGTCTCCAAATGTCCAACCCACCTAACCCGAGTTTCCACCATCTTTTCTACAATAATTGCTACTCCAACTCTATCCCTAATATTGTCATTATTAATCCTAACTTGTATAGTTTTTCCACACATCAAACGCAACATTATTATCATCTCTGCTACGTTTATTTTATTCATGTGTTGGATTTGATACACTATCACTGTAAACAATAATTAAGCCATCAACAAATTACAACCAACCATAGATATGACTTTAGAGGCAATCATcattaaaacaaaacatcttTAAAGTCTAATTGCTATCATAAATTGAAAGAGCTAAAAAACTTAAGGCCCCATTTACTTCATGAAAACATTTTGTATTCTATCTATCCCTTTCCTCTTAATTTATGAACAAGATGATACAATTAGAACAGTAATTTCACAAGGCACATACAATTGAGATATAACCTAactattgaagatgataatgcaAGAGCAAATTGAAGGCAATAAAAGAAGTTAAGAAACAAATTAAGcaataaaatgaatgaattaaatgtgAAAATGCAGTAAAAagagaagtaaaaaaaaaagtgacagATCGAAAACCAAATTAAGCAACGGATagatgataaattaattaataaaaaataattagatcagATCTAGAAAAAGAAGATACTGACTCTTGAGTTCATCGAGCCAACGACCGACGCTATCAAAAGTAGTTCTCCGGCTAATATCATAAACAACAAGAGCACCGACAGCGCCTCTGTAATAAGCGGAGGTTACAGCACGGAAGCGTTCTTGACCGGCAGTATCCCAAATCTGAGCCTTAACTTCTTTGGAATCGATTTCTAAGCTCTGAGTTTGAAACTCAACACCGATTGTAGCTTTGGAGTGAAGATTGAACTCGTTACGAGCGTATCTAGAGAGTAGATTTGATTTACCAACTGCGGAGTCACCGATTATAACGACTTTGAAGAGATACTCTTCTCCTCCTCCTTCATCTTCTGAACTAGACATTGTTAATGTTAGATAACTCAAAACTCAGCGTGCTTCGTtgtaatgataataataattacaaaactGCGTTTCTAATGCTACTTTTTTGGGGGTGCAAATCTAATATATCATGCTACCGACTTTTTTATTCGCTGGATCCTAATTTTCTCGAGGTGTCAAACTCATACTATTAAGTGTGCGTTTATTACTTTCCTTAAATAATCACTTCTTAAATGTTCTATCTCTTTTCAAAAAactgataaataatttaaaatttatatttttttataaattattttttgtaatttataaaaaaaattaaaagtgatttttttctACTACTGACAAACATAAAacagtttattattattttttaaatataatcactaattatataatattaaaatcaaattttttagaatttataataaatatgctctaaaattgaaaatacatttcaattatatcaaaaaaaatattagaggattaaattgattaattaaaaaaattagaattaaaataattaataaaaaataattttgatatacttGATGACTATTGTAAAAGTGTTTCAAATATTTAACAACCAAATGAATGtttgctttttatttattattgtagaaaaagtataattttataaaattgtaatattttcattcatttataacttttgttaattaatcttgtcaaaactttaaaatgatttttttttttttggtacacTTCAGATGATACTTATTATAAGACAAATAGTAAATAaaggtttaattattttttggaaattcttaattatttagatattttaaataggcATCTGAACAAAACATGTTAgtaaattattgataaataaactATCGATAAGTGACggaaataacaataattattcacagtttttaatatttgttcagttaaaaataatttgaaatcgAACATGGGTgatgattaaaagaaaaactataTAATATTACTCTAAGGTGtgaaaatttagagagaaatgatagtttt from Cicer arietinum cultivar CDC Frontier isolate Library 1 chromosome 3, Cicar.CDCFrontier_v2.0, whole genome shotgun sequence encodes:
- the LOC101508123 gene encoding ras-related protein RABA5e-like → MSSSEDEGGGEEYLFKVVIIGDSAVGKSNLLSRYARNEFNLHSKATIGVEFQTQSLEIDSKEVKAQIWDTAGQERFRAVTSAYYRGAVGALVVYDISRRTTFDSVGRWLDELKTHCDTTVAMMLVGNKCDLDNIRAVSVEEGKSLAESEGLFFMETSALDSTNVKTAFEMVIREIYNNVSRKVLNSDTYKAELSVNRVSLVNDGNSTSKKNNSYFSCCS